A window of the Zeugodacus cucurbitae isolate PBARC_wt_2022May chromosome 2, idZeuCucr1.2, whole genome shotgun sequence genome harbors these coding sequences:
- the LOC105221603 gene encoding 39S ribosomal protein L44, mitochondrial: MSLIRSSLRILNQNKALTRLPVFDQTRCFKRWVAPTLRELRRRQKKLGPQLPQPRSGFVEWNYRAELFAFGKRLNEEFDLEMLQSAFTQASYVQNEQLRQRELGIMETDVVIKDNNELSERGAYLANECVRAYLKHSFPNVPADGINAFTDYLLSTEMLSYIASYLGMNELLLDGDYPPGQESLARSFLAVIGAIEQSNGQERAFLFIRDFVCTQMNQRDLLEIWNIDDPEVLLKQICEERNLGEVEPRLIGECGKNTLLAAYHVGLYANKKLIGKGFGEDVAIAIKVASLNALQQIFCIQDNMRPLNFQAHLKPVGQDAIEKLA; the protein is encoded by the exons ATGTCCCTGATTCGATCATCTTTACGcattttaaatcaaaacaaagcGCTAACCCGTTTGCCTGTGTTTG ATCAAACACGCTGCTTTAAACGTTGGGTGGCGCCGACATTACGTGAACTTCGCAGGAGACAAAAAAAGTTAGGACCACAATTGCCACAACCCCGATCTGGTTTCGTTGAATGGAATTACCGTGCTGAGTTGTTTGCTTTTGGAAAACGCTTAaatgaagaatttgatttagAAATGCTGCAGTCAGCATTCACGCAGGCTTCGTATGTACAAAATGAACAACTACGTCAACGTGAACTTGGTATCATGGAAACAGACGTAGTAATTAAAGACAACAATGAATTATCCGAACGAGGAGCATATTTAGCAAATGAGTGTGTTCGTGCATATTTGAAGCATTCATTTCCGAATGTGCCGGCGGATGGGATTAATGCCTTCACAGATTATTTGCTAAGTACTGAAATGTTATCATATATCGCCTCGTATCTAGGAATGAATGAATTGTTGCTTGATGGCGATTATCCACCTGGACAGGAATCCTTGGCTCGATCATTTCTTGCTGTTATCGGTGCAATTGAACAATCGAATGGGCAAGAACGCGCTTTTCTTTTTATAAGAGATTTTGTTTGTACACAAATGAATCAACGAGATTTACTTGAAATCTGGAACATTGACGATCCAGAAGTATTGTTAAAGCAAATTTGTGAGGAACGAAATTTGGGTGAAGTAGAACCGCGTTTAATTGGAGAATGCGGGAAAAATACACTGCTTGCTGCATATCATGTGGgattatatgcaaataaaaaactgATTGGCAAAG GATTTGGTGAAGATGTAGCAATTGCAATAAAAGTGGCTTCCCTCAATGCTCTCcagcaaatattttgtatacaagACAACATGCGTCCCTTAAATTTCCAGGCACATCTAAAGCCAGTTGGGCAAGATGCTATAGAAAAATTGGCTTAA
- the LOC105221604 gene encoding polymerase delta-interacting protein 2, with the protein MNSLFTKTIRNNHLGRVLVPLAVIAKCDIILLRQFSKQGSKLAKLAEVGRLESVKLDGKYETGQLFLHRIFGYRGVVLFPWSARVYDRDLHNHSKQKQRISAERSSNTSIATEKSNQSANAQPSITTGQGKTDAHATSGDEIANSSATSDTDASAKEVKGKVHTFYQVLIDSRDCPYIRAQTEAVTFLGNQDSNRSLYAIPGLDYVAHDDIMPYTSGEKHPLQHELFDKFLTHVPGKDPPFEGQDTLKAWQEKNHPWLELSDVHKETTDNIRVTVIPFYMGCRETPASSVYWWRYCIRLENLGVLSVQLRERHWRIFSLSGTLETVRGRGVVGQEPILSPRLPAFQYSSHVSLQAPSGHMWGTFRLEREDGHTFDCKIPPFSLESKPEEPGTGLSSSTGTNSGGNVGGNKPDNVK; encoded by the exons atgAATAGCTTATTTACTAAAACGATAAGAAATAATCATTTAGGACGGGTTTTAGTTCCTTTAGCAGTTATAGCAAAATGTGATATTATTCTACTAcgacaattttcaaaacagGGATCGAAACTCGCCAA attaGCTGAAGTAGGACGCTTGGAGTCAGTCAAACTAGATGGAAAATATGAGACAGGCCAGTTATTCCTACACCGCATATTTGGATACCGTGGGGTTGTGCTTTTTCCATGGTCTGCCCGAGTATATGATCGAGATCTACATAACCACAGCAAGCAGAAACAAAGAATAAGTGCTGAGAGGTCTTCCAACACTTCCATTGCTACAGAAAAGAGTAATCAAAGCGCAAATGCTCAACCATCAATTACAACTGGACAAGGGAAAACAGATGCACATGCAACTAGCGGAGATGAAATTGCAAACTCATCTGCCACTAGTGATACGGACGCATCTGCGAAAGAAGTGAAAGGCAAAGTTCACACATTTTATCAAGTATTGATCGATTCCCGCGATTGCCCTTACATT CGCGCACAAACGGAGGCAGTAACATTTTTAGGAAACCAGGATTCCAATCGCAGCCTGTATGCTATTCCAGGTCTTGATTATGTGGCACACGACGATATTATGCCGTATACGTCGGGAGAAAAACATCCTCTTCAACATGAACTCTTCGATAAGTTTTTAACGCATGTCCCAGGCAAAGATCCACCATTTGAGGGTCAAGATACACTGAAAGCGTGGCAGGAAAAAAACCATCCTTGGTTGGAATTGAGCGATGTACATAAGGAAACTACAGATAATATACGTGTAACTGTTATACCTTTCTATATGGGTTGTCGGGAAACACCCGCTTCCTCGGTTTATTGG TGGCGGTACTGCATTCGTTTAGAAAATTTAGGTGTGCTCAGCGTTCAATTAAGAGAACGCCATTGGCGAATTTTCTCCCTATCAGGCACTTTAGAGACGGTACGTGGACGAGGCGTTGTTGGACAAGAACCAATACTTAGCCCACGTCTGCCGGCTTTTCAATACAGCAGTCACGTCAGCCTGCAAGCCCCTAGCGGTCACATGTGGGGTACATTTCGGTTAGAGCGTGAAGACGGTCATACTTTTGATTGTAAAATACCTCCTTTTTCTCTTGAAAGTAAACCCGAGGAACCCGGTACTGGGCTTTCATCCAGTACTGGAACGAATAGTGGTGGCAATGTTGGTGGTAATAAGCCGgacaatgtaaaataa
- the LOC105221606 gene encoding actin-related protein 2/3 complex subunit 3 isoform X2, with the protein MAILPLRTQARGPAPSASIENDIIDESLYYFKANVFFRTYEIKSEVDRVLIYITLYITECLKRLQRCSNKNQGTQEMYSLAISKFDIPGDAGFPLNAVYARPQNTQEADLMRQYFLQLRHEIGNRVCEKVFNSEDGKPNKWWICFAKKKFMEKSLSGPGQ; encoded by the exons ATGGCAATTTTGCCTTTACGAACTCAAGCTCGTGGACCTGCTCCCAGTGCCAGTATTGAAAACGATATCATTGATGAGTCACTATATTACTTCAAAGCAAATGTTTTCTTCCGAACATATGAGATAAAG tCTGAAGTGGATCGCGTGCTCATATACATTACATTGTATATAACCGAATGCTTGAAACGCCTACAACGCTGTAGTAACAAAAACCAAGGCACTCAAGAAATGTACAGTTTAGCAATTTCCAAGTTCGACATTCCCGGAGATGCTGGATTTCCATTAAATGCAGTTTATGCTAGACCACAAAATACACAAGAAGCAg ATTTAATGCGTCAATATTTCCTACAATTGCGACACGAAATTGGAAATCGCGTTTGTGAGAAAGTTTTCAACAGTGAAGACGGAAAGCCTAATAAATGGTGGATTTGTTTCGCCAAGAAGAAGTTCATGGAGAAATCTTTATCTGGTCCTGGCCAATAG
- the LOC105221602 gene encoding SWI/SNF-related matrix-associated actin-dependent regulator of chromatin subfamily B member 1, which produces MALQTYGDKPIAFQLEEGGEYYYVGSEVGNYMRLFRGILYKKYPGMTRLVLSNEERKRLADSGLSSHILASSVSLLRAVEVDDIIAGNDEKYRAISVNTSEAPLPRENKSKKQPQYVPTMPNSSHLDAVPQATPINRNRVHTKKVRTFPMCFDDTDPTANIENAAQKECLVPIRLDMELEGQKLRDTFTWNKNESMITPEQFAEVLCDDLDLNPIPFVPAIAQAIRQQIEAFPNEPPILEESCDQRVIVKLNIHVGNTSLVDQVEWDMSERNNNPEEFAIKLCAELGLGGEFVTAIAYSIRGQLSWHCRTYAFSEAPLSTIDVPFRNPSDADAWAPFLETLTDAEMEKKIRDQDRNTRRMRRLANTTTGW; this is translated from the exons atggcGTTACAAACATACGGAGACAAGCCTATAGCTTTTCAGCTGGAAGAAGGTGGTGAATATTACTATGTCGGATCAGAAGTCGGAAACTATATGCGTTTATTCCGTGGTATTCTGTATAAAAAGTATCCTGGTATGACACGGCTAGTACTTTCCAATGAAGAGCGTAAAAGGCTAGCTGATTCTGGATTGAGTTCCCACATATTAGCGAGTTCTGTGTCACTGCTACGAGCCGTGGAGGTAGACGATATAATTGCCGGAAATGATGAAAA ATATCGTGCTATATCCGTAAATACATCCGAAGCACCATTACCACGTgaaaataaatccaaaaaacAGCCACAATATGTTCCAACTATGCCGAATTCTAGTCATTTGGACGCAGTCCCACAAGCTACTCCCATAAACCGTAATCGCGTTCATACCAAGAAAGTTCGTACATTCCCTATGTGTTTTGATGATACCGATCCAACAGCTAATATTGAAAACGCAGCACAGAAAGAATGTTTAGTACCTATACGTTTGGACATGGAATTGGAAGGTCAAAAATTGCGTGACACATTCACTTGGAATAAAAATG agAGTATGATAACGCCAGAACAATTTGCGGAAGTACTTTGCGATGATTTGGATTTAAACCCTATACCTTTTGTTCCTGCCATCGCACAAGCAATTCGACAACAAATAGAAGCTTTTCCTAATGAGCCTCCGATACTTGAAGAAAGTTGCGATCAGCGTGTTATCGTTAAACTAAATATTCACGTCGGTAATACATCGCTTGTTGATCAAGTTGAATGGGATATGtctgaaagaaataataatcccGAGGAATTTGCTATAAAACTATGTGCTGAGCTTGGTTTGGGAGGGGAGTTTGTAACAGCAATTGCTTACAGCATACGCGGCCAGTTGTCTTGGCATTGTCGTACGTATGCCTTTAGCGAAGCTCCTCTATCTACCATCGATGTACCCTTCCGGAATCCCAGTGATGCTGATGCATGGGCACCATTCCTCGAAACATTAACCGATGCAGAAATGGAAAAGAAAATACGTGATCAAGATCGTAATACGCGACGCATGCGTCGTCTAGCCAACACGACAACAGGTTGGTAA
- the LOC105221605 gene encoding NADH dehydrogenase (ubiquinone) 23 kDa subunit has protein sequence MTLPAKVFTLSRTGQRMFGTSLRLCAAGKDIVTVPKGYVYVNNKELSMEINEITDRAATTMFLGELFRGFAVTLAHIFKEPATINYPFEKGPLSPRFRGEHALRRYPSGEERCIACKLCEAICPAQAITIEAATRSDGSRRTTRYDIDMTKCIYCGFCQEACPVDAIVEGPNFEFSTETHEELLYNKEKLLCNGDKWESEIASNLQADHLYR, from the exons ATGACATTACCAGCTAAAGTATTTACACTTTCGCGAACTG GTCAGCGTATGTTTGGGACCAGTCTCCGCTTATGTGCAGCTGGTAAAGATATAGTAACTGTACCGAAAGGTTATGTGTATGTCAACAATAAAGAGCTAAGTATGGAAATTAATGAGATCACTGACCGCGCAGCAACAACCATGTTTTTAGGAGAACTTTTCCGTGGTTTTGCTGTGACTTTGGCGCATATATTTAAAGAACCAGCCACTATTAACTATCCATTTGAAAAGGGTCCCTTAAGTCCACGTTTCCGTGGCGAGCATGCTCTTCGTCGATATCCCAGTGGAGAGGAGCGTTGCATTGCTTGCAAATTGTGTGAAGCAATATGTCCAGCACAAGCCATAACAATTGAAGCAGCTACTCGATCGGATGGAAGTAGGCGAACAACACGCTATGATATAGACATGACCAAGTGCATCTATTGCGGTTTTTGTCag gaaGCTTGTCCTGTTGATGCTATTGTTGAGGGCCCGAACTTTGAATTCTCAACTGAGACACATGAAGAATTATTATACAATAAGGAGAAGTTGCTTTGTAATGGCGATAAATGGGAATCTGAAATTGCATCGAATTTGCAAGCAGATCACTTATACCGATAA
- the LOC105221606 gene encoding actin-related protein 2/3 complex subunit 3 isoform X1: MPAYHSQIKEFSQVVGNMAILPLRTQARGPAPSASIENDIIDESLYYFKANVFFRTYEIKSEVDRVLIYITLYITECLKRLQRCSNKNQGTQEMYSLAISKFDIPGDAGFPLNAVYARPQNTQEADLMRQYFLQLRHEIGNRVCEKVFNSEDGKPNKWWICFAKKKFMEKSLSGPGQ; the protein is encoded by the exons atgccg GCCTACCATTCTCAGATTAAAGAATTTTCCCAAGTCGTCGGAAATATGGCAATTTTGCCTTTACGAACTCAAGCTCGTGGACCTGCTCCCAGTGCCAGTATTGAAAACGATATCATTGATGAGTCACTATATTACTTCAAAGCAAATGTTTTCTTCCGAACATATGAGATAAAG tCTGAAGTGGATCGCGTGCTCATATACATTACATTGTATATAACCGAATGCTTGAAACGCCTACAACGCTGTAGTAACAAAAACCAAGGCACTCAAGAAATGTACAGTTTAGCAATTTCCAAGTTCGACATTCCCGGAGATGCTGGATTTCCATTAAATGCAGTTTATGCTAGACCACAAAATACACAAGAAGCAg ATTTAATGCGTCAATATTTCCTACAATTGCGACACGAAATTGGAAATCGCGTTTGTGAGAAAGTTTTCAACAGTGAAGACGGAAAGCCTAATAAATGGTGGATTTGTTTCGCCAAGAAGAAGTTCATGGAGAAATCTTTATCTGGTCCTGGCCAATAG